In a single window of the Candidatus Eisenbacteria bacterium genome:
- a CDS encoding FlgD immunoglobulin-like domain containing protein, with protein MRGSLFALLPLAMLLTIPRVSTAFDVSAPDATNYNIDGLLDPTLNLTRRVTYTFNVNASIHPFYIKTARVVGSGSTYDLGVTNNGVSIGMLTFLVPNNAPSQLFYQCGNHSAMGGTINITGTVGVEDPVSSMAWLGRATPNPVSHGTWLRLGLPRDAKVDVVLFDARGRKVRTLWNGPMTAGEHAIAWDGRDEARRQAPSGAYFYRMRVEGRTLTGRLVVAR; from the coding sequence ATGAGAGGCTCCCTGTTCGCGCTTTTGCCGCTCGCCATGCTCCTCACCATTCCACGCGTCAGTACGGCATTCGACGTCAGCGCCCCCGATGCGACGAACTACAACATCGATGGACTGCTCGACCCGACGCTGAACCTGACCCGCCGCGTCACGTACACCTTCAACGTGAATGCTTCGATCCATCCCTTCTACATCAAGACGGCACGCGTCGTGGGGTCGGGAAGCACCTATGATCTGGGCGTGACCAACAACGGTGTATCGATCGGGATGCTCACCTTCCTGGTGCCCAACAACGCCCCCAGCCAGCTCTTCTACCAGTGCGGCAACCATTCGGCGATGGGAGGCACCATCAACATCACCGGCACCGTCGGCGTCGAGGATCCGGTCTCCTCGATGGCTTGGCTCGGACGCGCGACTCCCAATCCCGTTTCCCATGGCACGTGGCTCCGGCTGGGGCTGCCGCGTGACGCGAAGGTCGACGTGGTGCTGTTCGACGCCCGTGGCCGCAAGGTGCGCACGCTGTGGAACGGCCCGATGACGGCCGGCGAGCACGCGATCGCCTGGGACGGCCGCGACGAAGCCCGCCGCCAGGCGCCGAGCGGCGCCTACTTCTACCGGATGAGGGTCGAAGGCCGCACTTTGACGGGCCGGCTGGTGGTCGCAAGATAG
- the moaA gene encoding GTP 3',8-cyclase MoaA codes for MGTVNRSELIDTQGRVVRDLRISVTDRCNLRCVYCMPAEGMPWLSKDLILTYEEIVRLSRISLDLGVTGIRLTGGEPTVRADLPVLVRMLSELRPGLDLSLTTNALKLAAMAGELKAAGLTRVNVSLDTLDRERFHRIARRDRLADVLAGLDVSRAVGFSPIKVNAVLMRGFNEDEAVPLAGWGRDQGYEVRFIEWMPLDFQHGWSREQLVPAAEILRAIDAVYPLEPARATDPSAPATLYRYRDGRGTVGVIASVTRPFCGHCDRIRLTADGQIRTCLFALEELDLRAALRGGASDETIADLLRAAVWRKKPGHLINSPYFRQPERGMSAIGG; via the coding sequence ATAGGGACCGTGAATCGCTCTGAACTGATCGATACCCAGGGACGCGTGGTGCGGGATCTGCGCATCTCCGTGACCGATCGCTGCAACCTGCGGTGTGTGTACTGCATGCCGGCCGAGGGCATGCCCTGGCTCTCCAAGGACCTCATCCTCACGTACGAGGAGATCGTTCGCCTCTCGCGCATCTCCCTCGATCTCGGTGTCACGGGCATCCGGCTCACCGGCGGAGAGCCGACGGTGCGCGCGGATCTGCCGGTCCTCGTACGGATGCTGAGCGAGCTCAGGCCCGGACTCGACCTGTCGCTCACCACCAACGCGCTCAAGCTGGCGGCCATGGCAGGGGAGCTGAAGGCGGCAGGGCTGACGCGCGTCAACGTCAGCCTGGATACCCTCGATCGGGAACGTTTTCACCGCATCGCGCGCCGGGACCGCCTGGCCGATGTGCTCGCCGGGCTCGACGTCTCGCGCGCCGTCGGCTTCTCGCCGATCAAGGTGAACGCCGTCCTGATGCGTGGATTCAACGAGGACGAAGCGGTGCCGCTCGCCGGATGGGGGCGTGACCAAGGCTACGAGGTTCGCTTCATCGAGTGGATGCCGCTCGACTTCCAGCACGGCTGGTCGCGGGAGCAACTCGTCCCTGCCGCGGAGATCCTGCGCGCGATCGATGCCGTCTATCCGCTCGAGCCGGCGCGAGCCACCGATCCCAGCGCGCCCGCCACCCTCTATCGCTACCGTGACGGACGAGGGACGGTCGGGGTGATCGCGTCGGTGACGCGGCCATTCTGCGGGCACTGCGACCGCATCCGGCTCACCGCCGACGGCCAGATCCGCACCTGCCTGTTCGCGCTCGAGGAGCTCGACCTGCGCGCGGCCCTGCGCGGCGGGGCCAGCGACGAGACGATCGCCGATCTCCTGCGCGCCGCGGTTTGGCGCAAGAAACCAGGCCACCTGATCAACAGCCCCTATTTCAGGCAGCCGGAACGTGGGATGAGCGCGATCGGCGGTTGA
- a CDS encoding FlgD immunoglobulin-like domain containing protein encodes MKFSRTALLALFVLVTLAPRLQSDAAAAPPPDPIIHNCSPNATFSAWIIDGQSNPSLTLAPGSRHIFHVIAPGHPFYIKTLREVGDGNQFTDGVRNNGDDNGDVQFDVPNDAPPLLFYQCGVHPSMGGRLNIMNTVGVEDGIPHVAWLGRSVPNPTSGAASFRIGLPRDAELDIVMFDARGRRVRTLWNGPMAAGTHSIAWDGRSQSGSLASSGSYFYRMRVEGRTLTGRLQVMR; translated from the coding sequence GTGAAATTCTCTCGCACTGCCCTGCTCGCGCTCTTCGTCCTCGTCACACTCGCTCCTCGTCTGCAGTCAGACGCTGCGGCCGCTCCGCCGCCCGATCCCATCATCCACAACTGCTCTCCCAACGCCACGTTCTCAGCCTGGATCATCGATGGCCAGAGCAACCCCTCGCTCACGCTTGCTCCTGGGAGCAGGCACATCTTCCACGTCATCGCGCCCGGGCATCCCTTCTACATCAAGACGCTGCGTGAAGTCGGAGACGGAAATCAGTTCACGGATGGCGTCAGGAACAACGGCGACGACAACGGGGATGTCCAGTTCGACGTCCCTAACGACGCTCCCCCCCTTCTCTTCTATCAGTGCGGCGTGCATCCGAGCATGGGCGGAAGGCTCAATATCATGAACACGGTGGGTGTGGAGGACGGAATCCCCCACGTGGCCTGGCTGGGCCGCTCGGTGCCCAATCCGACGTCGGGCGCGGCTTCGTTCCGCATTGGACTCCCGCGCGATGCCGAGCTCGACATCGTCATGTTCGATGCAAGGGGACGCAGAGTTCGGACGCTGTGGAATGGTCCAATGGCGGCCGGAACGCACTCGATCGCTTGGGATGGCCGTAGCCAGTCCGGGAGCCTGGCTTCCAGCGGGAGTTACTTCTATCGAATGCGTGTGGAGGGTCGCACGTTGACGGGCCGCCTCCAGGTCATGCGGTAG
- a CDS encoding CDGSH iron-sulfur domain-containing protein: MTDKLHVFEGNGIRVTWSKARCIHSAECVRGLPLVFQPGSHPWVKPDRATAEKIAEIIERCPTGALHYERLDGGRAESATTTNTVTPEPDGPLMVRGQIEILDAEGNLLHRDTRVALCRCGGSSNKPFCDGSHRARGFSDPGEVFAGSVKPGEDPGSVLRFTVRPAGPLKARGTLVVRSADGLVRVSGGDAAFCRCGGTRNRPFCDKSHERLEFEQDSSTSS; this comes from the coding sequence TGCATCCATTCGGCCGAGTGCGTCCGCGGGCTGCCGCTGGTGTTCCAGCCGGGCAGCCACCCTTGGGTGAAGCCGGACCGAGCCACGGCGGAAAAGATCGCCGAGATCATCGAGCGCTGCCCCACGGGGGCGCTCCACTACGAGCGGCTGGACGGCGGTCGAGCCGAGAGTGCGACGACGACCAATACCGTGACTCCGGAGCCCGACGGCCCCCTGATGGTCCGAGGCCAGATCGAGATCCTGGACGCCGAAGGGAATCTCCTGCACCGCGACACGCGCGTGGCGCTCTGCCGCTGTGGCGGCTCGAGCAACAAGCCGTTCTGCGATGGCTCGCATCGCGCGCGGGGCTTCTCCGACCCGGGCGAGGTCTTCGCTGGCAGTGTGAAGCCGGGCGAGGACCCGGGAAGCGTCCTGCGCTTCACCGTGCGTCCGGCAGGGCCGCTCAAGGCGCGCGGGACCCTCGTGGTGAGGAGCGCGGACGGCCTGGTGAGGGTCTCGGGCGGTGACGCGGCCTTCTGCCGCTGCGGGGGAACTCGCAACCGCCCGTTCTGTGACAAGTCGCACGAGCGGCTTGAATTCGAGCAAGACTCCTCCACTTCGAGCTGA